The following are from one region of the bacterium genome:
- a CDS encoding sugar ABC transporter permease: MAWRSEALLAWAFVAPTLVLLLVLAAYPLGYGLFLSMTNAQLGNPARFVGLANYVRLPQTQIFALTLWNTVWYTVVAVAVKLVVGLVLALVLAQRAPGMKWIRGAVLVPWVTPVALSVLAWTWMFDSSFSVFNWALMHLGIVSAPVPWLGKAGLARFAIVLVNVWSGLPFFGITFLAGLMTIPQELYEAATVDGVGAAGRLWRITLPLLRPVVATVVLFSVVMTSSDFATVFVLTRGGPLNATQLLATLAFKLGLATGDLGNGAAISLYLFPILLVATVWQARLMRRAWQW, encoded by the coding sequence ATGGCGTGGCGGTCCGAGGCGCTGCTCGCGTGGGCGTTTGTCGCGCCGACGCTCGTCCTCCTGCTCGTGCTGGCGGCCTATCCGCTCGGCTACGGATTGTTCCTGAGCATGACCAACGCTCAGCTCGGCAATCCCGCGCGATTTGTCGGCCTTGCCAATTACGTCCGACTTCCGCAGACTCAGATCTTCGCGCTGACGCTCTGGAACACAGTATGGTACACGGTCGTCGCCGTCGCGGTGAAACTCGTTGTCGGGCTGGTGCTTGCGCTGGTCCTCGCGCAGCGCGCGCCGGGGATGAAGTGGATCCGCGGCGCGGTGCTGGTTCCCTGGGTGACGCCGGTCGCGCTCAGCGTCCTGGCGTGGACGTGGATGTTCGATTCCTCGTTCAGCGTGTTCAATTGGGCGCTGATGCATTTGGGCATCGTGTCCGCCCCGGTGCCCTGGCTGGGCAAGGCGGGCCTGGCCCGGTTTGCCATCGTGCTGGTCAACGTGTGGTCGGGTCTCCCGTTCTTCGGGATCACGTTTCTCGCGGGCCTGATGACCATTCCGCAGGAGCTCTATGAGGCCGCGACCGTCGACGGAGTCGGCGCCGCCGGGCGATTGTGGCGGATCACCCTTCCGCTGCTGCGGCCCGTCGTCGCGACGGTCGTCCTGTTCTCCGTCGTCATGACCAGCAGCGATTTCGCGACCGTCTTCGTGCTGACGCGCGGCGGGCCGCTGAACGCCACGCAGCTGCTGGCGACCCTCGCGTTCAAGCTGGGGCTGGCCACGGGCGATCTCGGCAACGGCGCGGCGATCTCGCTGTACCTCTTCCCAATTCTGCTCGTCGCGACCGTGTGGCAGGCGAGGCTCATGCGGAGGGCGTGGCAATGGTAG
- a CDS encoding carbohydrate ABC transporter permease, protein MVASPSRRAVIAYVTAAPFVAFSLFPFVWMLVTSLKKDSELYDLAQNPFLIRAGITWQHYRFLFEQTAFPLWLRNSTLVAISSTAISLALALLAAYALARLRFRYAEGVSVFVFVVYLMPTTLLFLPLARVVAVLHLSNTLWSLIATYPAFMVPFITWMLAAYLASIPRDLEESALVDGCTRLGVLRWIVLPLARPGIITATLFAFTLAWGEFIYALTFISTTSLKTVTAGVVVDLIRGDVFYWGSLMAGALVASLPIVVLFSLFLDHYVAGLTAGAVKG, encoded by the coding sequence ATGGTAGCGTCGCCGTCCCGCCGGGCTGTGATCGCGTACGTGACGGCGGCGCCGTTCGTCGCGTTCTCGCTCTTCCCGTTCGTCTGGATGCTCGTCACGTCGCTGAAGAAAGACAGCGAGCTGTACGACCTCGCCCAGAACCCTTTTCTGATACGGGCGGGGATCACATGGCAGCACTACCGGTTTTTATTCGAGCAGACGGCGTTTCCGCTGTGGCTGCGCAACTCGACGCTGGTCGCGATCTCCTCGACGGCGATCTCGCTCGCGCTGGCCCTGCTGGCCGCTTATGCGTTGGCCCGCCTGCGGTTCCGGTACGCGGAGGGGGTGTCGGTGTTCGTGTTCGTCGTCTATCTGATGCCCACGACGCTCCTGTTCCTTCCGCTGGCGCGCGTCGTGGCGGTGCTGCATCTGTCGAACACGCTGTGGTCGTTGATCGCGACGTACCCCGCCTTCATGGTGCCGTTCATCACGTGGATGCTGGCGGCGTATCTCGCCAGCATCCCCCGCGACCTCGAGGAGAGCGCGCTGGTCGACGGCTGCACCCGGCTGGGGGTGCTGCGCTGGATCGTGCTGCCGCTGGCCCGGCCGGGCATTATCACCGCGACGCTATTTGCCTTTACGCTCGCGTGGGGTGAGTTCATCTACGCGCTGACGTTCATCTCGACGACCAGCCTGAAGACCGTGACCGCCGGGGTCGTGGTGGACCTGATCCGCGGCGACGTGTTCTATTGGGGTTCGTTGATGGCCGGGGCTCTCGTGGCGTCCCTGCCTATCGTCGTCCTGTTTTCGTTGTTCCTTGACCATTACGTGGCGGGGCTGACCGCCGGAGCGGTCAAGGGCTAG
- a CDS encoding extracellular solute-binding protein, with protein MRVTRRTFLTQVGGAGLAVASGALRLPPASAAGAATLRLVGHSSYNEDSDKAVTKIGDAFASKHNATFAGEFIDQPEVAAKLTAEEQAQSGHDIVDLQDNLPAIHKNYLVPLDDVVAEITKEFGPFYPVARDSGYVDGHWISLPWLGNSELAVYRSDYLAKVGEQPPANWNDLLRAATKLKKAGHPVGIAISATEDSNAALYPLLWSFGGSVTDTQGRLAIDSPATNAALDYVRKLAAQMEPAVYSWDDSSNNKYILSGRGAYTINAPSIYLKAKRDKMAFAAAVKHGQPPAGPKGRFFYVDIHGWGIFKFSKNIDLAKQLLRSMYTVESQKTFLTLGQGYDMPVLPHFDVSPPYAADPQLRAELNYMPHAHLASYPAAPDARAEKAYQTFVLPNMFARAAQGASNKDSISYAMKALKDIGYA; from the coding sequence ATGAGAGTCACACGTCGGACGTTTCTCACGCAGGTCGGCGGGGCAGGCTTGGCGGTTGCGAGCGGCGCGCTCAGGCTTCCGCCGGCGTCGGCGGCCGGGGCCGCCACGCTTCGTTTGGTCGGGCACAGCTCGTACAACGAAGACAGCGACAAGGCGGTCACGAAGATCGGCGACGCGTTCGCCTCGAAGCACAACGCGACATTTGCCGGCGAGTTCATCGACCAGCCGGAGGTGGCGGCGAAGCTGACGGCCGAAGAGCAGGCGCAGTCCGGCCACGACATCGTCGACCTTCAGGACAATCTCCCGGCGATCCACAAGAACTACCTCGTCCCGCTCGACGACGTGGTGGCCGAGATCACGAAGGAGTTCGGGCCGTTCTACCCGGTCGCCAGGGATTCGGGCTACGTGGACGGGCACTGGATCTCGCTTCCGTGGCTGGGCAACTCGGAGCTGGCGGTCTACCGGTCCGACTACCTCGCGAAGGTCGGCGAGCAGCCGCCCGCCAACTGGAACGACCTTCTCCGCGCCGCGACCAAGCTGAAGAAAGCCGGCCACCCGGTCGGCATCGCGATCAGCGCGACGGAAGACTCGAACGCGGCGCTCTACCCGCTGCTGTGGTCGTTCGGCGGGTCGGTCACCGATACGCAAGGACGCCTGGCCATCGACTCGCCGGCCACCAACGCCGCCCTGGATTACGTCCGGAAGCTGGCAGCGCAGATGGAGCCCGCCGTCTACTCCTGGGATGACAGCAGCAACAACAAATACATCCTGTCGGGCCGCGGAGCGTACACCATCAACGCTCCGAGCATCTACCTCAAAGCGAAGCGCGACAAGATGGCGTTCGCGGCGGCGGTCAAACACGGCCAGCCGCCCGCGGGACCGAAGGGGCGCTTCTTCTACGTCGACATCCACGGGTGGGGAATCTTCAAGTTCAGCAAGAACATCGACCTGGCCAAGCAGCTGCTGCGGTCGATGTACACTGTCGAAAGCCAGAAAACGTTCCTCACCCTCGGCCAGGGCTACGACATGCCGGTCCTGCCGCACTTCGACGTGAGCCCGCCGTATGCCGCCGACCCGCAGCTGCGGGCGGAGCTCAACTACATGCCGCACGCACATCTGGCCTCGTATCCCGCGGCCCCGGACGCCCGGGCGGAAAAGGCCTACCAGACCTTCGTTCTCCCGAACATGTTCGCCCGCGCGGCGCAGGGCGCGTCCAACAAAGACTCGATCAGCTATGCTATGAAGGCGCTGAAGGACATCGGATACGCCTAG